In one Nicotiana tomentosiformis chromosome 6, ASM39032v3, whole genome shotgun sequence genomic region, the following are encoded:
- the LOC138894338 gene encoding uncharacterized protein produces MTELKQALPGASNNVNGRGSVAPGAPANQTAQRVPNGHRIRDCRNLCKEIETLLKNSHLREFLSNWAKNNYDRSRGSAEPLKIREEPPRLTINIIFEGNEINSVTFSATKKTKLSVTYSKRLWEVSEDDITFTEEDADGLLLPHNDALVFSLKVLDFKIKRVLVDPGSSANVIQWRVLELASLTGSITLLTKLLTGFNLASVTTGGGGDLATHECRRGHEDYLI; encoded by the exons ATGACGGAACTGAAGCAAGCATTGCCAGGTGCCTCCAACAATGTGAATGGAAGAGGCTCTGTTGctcccggtgctcccgcaaatcaaacagcTCAAAGG GTTCCTAATGGCCACCGAATAAGAGACTGCCGAAATCTGTGCAAAGAGATTGAAACACTGTTAAAGAACAGCCATCTTAGGGAATTTTTAAGCAACTgggctaagaacaattatgatcGTAGCCGAGGCAGCGCAGAGCCCTTGAAAATAAGGGAAGAACCTCCTCGACTAACTATCAACATAATTTTCGAGGGGAACGAGATCAATAGTGTAACTTTCTCGGCGACAAAAAAGACAAAGCTATCAGTAACTTATAGCAAGAGACTCTGGGAAGTCTCTGAAGATGACATCACCTTCACGGAAGAAGATGCGGATGGACTCCTTCTGCCGCACAACGATGCCCTGGTATTTTCTCTTAAAGTTctagatttcaaaattaaacgtgttttggtggacccTGGAAGTTCAGCCAACGTCATTCAATGGAGGGTGCTGGAGTTAGCTAGCCTAACCGGAAGCATCACTCTGTTAACAAAACTCCTCACCGGATTCAACTTAGCAAGTGTAACAACCGGGGGAGGTGGAGATCTTGCTACCCACGAATGCCGAAGGGGTCATGAAGACTACCTTATTTGA